The following nucleotide sequence is from Mucilaginibacter sp. cycad4.
GAAGATCTCGTCCTGGTTTACCCGGCGTTTTTCTTCAAGACAAACATCGCAGACGCCACACTTGCGGCCATCAGGCTCGTCAAAGTAAGCCAGCAACATCTGGCTCCGGCACCGTTTATGAATAGCGTAGGCAAAAACCGCTTCCATTTTTTGACGGTAAACCTCCTTGCGCTGCTCAATATATTTCCTATCGATAATGAGATGACTTCCTTGTACACGCGGCTTTAAGTAAGTAACCTGGGGTTTATCGGTTTGCTGCATATAGCTTAACAAGCCATATTGCTGCAATTGTAACATCCCTTCAATAACCTGCTGAACGCTTAAGCCTGTTCGCCTTGCAATATCAAACTCCTTAATGCGCACATAATTCTCAAACGCGCCTCCGTAGGAACGCAGCAGGGTTTTGATGAATGGATCCCAGCCTGCGTTCTGGATCTGGAAGTTGTATAATTGTTCGTTAACTACCTCAAACTGGAAACGCGAGGGCAAAAATACGCTCTCGTTAAAAGCCAGGTATTCGTCGCGCTCCAAAAACTTAAGGGCGTTAAGCGTTTTAATAGCATCGAGCTTAAAGCGGCTGCAAAATTCGCCGAGGTCAAGATCAAAGCTCAGTCCCTCGCCGGCCTCATAGGCTACCTGGTAGTAATTGGCCAGGTTATGGTATACCTGCTTAATCTCCTCAACAGATGGAAAATTAAGTTCATACATCTTTTCCTGCTTAAGCTTGTCGGCAGGGGTATATAGCAATACCCCAAACGCCTTGTTACCATCGCGCCCGCCCCGACCGGCCTCCTGGTAGTAAGCTTCCAGGCTTTCAGGGATATCCTTATGGATCACAAACCTTACATCCGGCTTATCTATCCCCATGCCAAAAGCATTGGTAGCTACAATAACCTGTACCCGGTTATTTTTCCAGGCCTCCTGCTTTTCGGCACGCTGATCAATAGTCAGTCCTGCGTTATAATAATCAGCCCTTATGCCGTTATCTGTCAGGAACTTTGCTATCTCAAACGTTTCTTTTCTGCTCCGTACATATACAATGCCGCTTCCCTTAACGCTGCGTACAATATTCAGCATTTTCCGGAACTTATCTTCCTCATGCTGCACCACATAGCTGATATTGCGCCGTTCAAAACTTTGCTGATAAACTACCGGGTTCTTGAATTTTAGTTTTTCCTGGATATCGGCCTTAACATCAGCCGTTGCTGTAGCCGTGAGTGCAAGCACCGGCACATTCGGGTGTAGTTTCCTTAAATCGGCGATATGCAAATACGGCGGCCTGAAATCATAGCCCCACTGCGAGATACAATGCGCCTCATCAATGGCAAACAGGTTCACTTTCATGTACTTTACCCGTTCACGCACCAGCTCGCTTAATAGGCGCTCAGGCGACAGGTACAGGAATTTCACCGACCCGTAAATGCAATTATCCAGCGCCAGGTCTATCTCACGGCGCCCCATGCCCGATACTATGGATATGGCATTGATCCCTTTGGCCCGCAAGTTTTCAACCTGGTCTTTCATCAGGGCAACAAGCGGTGATATCACAATGCATACACCCTCTTTAGCCAATGCCGGCACCTGGAAACAAACTGATTTTCCGCCGCCGGTGGGCAAAAGCGCCAATGTATCGTTCCCCAATAAAACAGATTGGATGATCTCGGCCTGCATAGGTCTGAAGGTATCATGGTTCCAGTACTGTTTTAATATTTCTTCGATTATCATGGGCATGTGCTGACCTCAAAACTATTAAATTTAAGGGAAATTTGGGCGGGTTATGAGTTGAATTGTCCGCCCGTCATTGCGAGGAACGAAGCAATCCCCGATTTGCAGAGCCGCCCTGTATAGTTTGAGATTGCTTCGTCCCTCGCAATGACGCGTTGGAGATACCATTTAATTAAAACCCCATCAACCATTTATAAAACCCCGGCCAGTCACCATTCCATTGCTTTTCGTTGTGCGATGCGCCTTTGATCACTGTTACCGGCGCATTAGAAGCACTTATCCCTTTGGCCTTTACGATATCGGCCATTTTTTGCATATCGGCTACCATGCTTTCGCTTTCAGCATCGCCGCAAACAAAATAAAACCGGCTCATTTTACTTACATTAGCCTGCTGGGCCTGGTCATAAATTTGAGGTGCAATCCAAAACGCCGGTGAAAATACGCCGGCATTTCCAAACACCTCAGGGTATTTAAGTGCTGCATACATGGAGATAAGCCCACCCATTGAGCTGCCGGCAATTGTTGTGTGCGCAGCATCACTTTGCGTACGATAATGCGTATCAATATATGGCTTAAGCTCCTTCATCAAAAATTGAACATAATCATCTCCCCTACCTTCACCATATTTTGAGTTATACGGATCATATTCGGGTATTCGATATTCGCCGCCGTGATCAATACCCACAATAATGCATTCCTGTCGAGCCGGTATTTTATCCATAAGCTCGTCAATGCCCCATTCGCCATAGCTGGAAGTATACTCATCAAAAAGGTTTTGCCCGTCATGCATATAAATTACCGGGTATTGCTTCTTGTCTGCATCATACCCGGCGGGCAGGTAGATCCAAACGCGGCGTTGCCTGCCCAATTGCGGCATCTCAAAATTTTCGCTAATGATATGTACCCGGGCAGTAGCCGTATGTTTCTTTTCGGGTTGTGCAAAATTGTCTTGCCAGCCTGCTATATCAAGTTTAACGCCCGTATCTCTTTTTATTATAAGGTCACGGTTATCGATGGCCTTTCCGGCGGCATCGCATTCCACTGTGTTCCAACTGCCACGTGTCACTTTAAAATGGATAATCCCGACCGGCAGGTCTTTTTTTAACACATAACTCCCATCCGGGGTTTTGAGCAATTCCCAGGCCCTGTCGGCAGGGTTCCAGCCGTTAAAATCACCTGCCAGAAACAGGTGCTCAGGCGGGCTTTTCGGTGCTACAATTTTGCCGGTAAAAAAGGAGATTTTCACCTGGCTAAAAAGCAAAAATTTTTGGCCAAAAAGCAAAAACGCGCAGAAAATTATTTTTTTCATCATGATAAAAAGGGCAAAACCGGGAACGTTTCCGGGAACGTTCCCGGAAATTGGTTGCATAAAAGTAAAATCACCTATTGTGTAAACTTGACACTTACCTATTTCTAAAATATGTGTTTAAATCCAAATTTCGCATAAAAACAATAATTTTTCTCTGTTATTTTAATAAATTTCAACATTTCGTTAAAGTTAAAAAAGCCTTAATTAAACGCTTTAAAATTATCTTTTACATAAAATTTGCAATTGATATTTGTAAATGTAAATTAGTCGCATGCTGTTTCGGCCACAATAATAAACCAATTATAGCCGGCAAAATAAGCCTTTTTTTATTCATAAAAATCAATAAGTAAATGAGAAAAAATTACTCAAAAAAGTATGTTCTTCTTTGTGCTTTCCTGATGATGTCATTCATGGCGTTTTCACAAACCGGGAGTATTAAAGGAAAGGTATCTGACGAAACCAACCAGCCCCTCCCCGGTGCTACGGTTACTATCGATGGTACCACTATTGGTTCAACTACCGACCCTAATGGTAACTATGCCATTAACAATGTTAAAGCCGGTACTTATACCCTAAGCGTAAAATTTATCGGTTATATCACCATCAAAAAAGCAGTAACTGTTAGCGGTGCAACTGTCGAGAACTTCAGCCTCGTTCCCGAAAGCAAAAGCCTTAACGAGGTAGTGGTTATAGGTTACGGTACCCAGCGCAAAAAAGACCTTTCAGGCGCTATCACCAATGTAACCGCCAAAGATTTCCAAAAAGGCGTTATCACTACTCCCGAGCAATTAATTGCCGGTAAAGTTGCCGGTGTATCTGTCATATCAAACAGCGGTGCACCGGGCGCAGGTAGCACTATCCGCGTACGTGCCGGTGTATCACTTGCCGCGGGTAATGATCCGCTGATCGTAATTGATGGTGTCCCTATCGATCGCCCGCGTAATGGTGACGGCACATCGAAAATACCGGGCGTTGCAGACCCGTTAAGCTTAATTAACCCAAATGATATCGAATCTTTTTCCATACTGAAAGATGCGTCGGCTGCTGCCATTTATGGTAACAGGGCCTCAAACGGCGTTATATTGATCACTACTAAAAAGGGCAAAAGCGGTAAACCGGTTATAGATTTCAGCACGCAGTTTTCGGCAAGCAAGCTCAACAAGTATGTTGACGTGCTTACAGGCGATCAAATACGCGATTATGTGAATGCTAATGGCACAGCAATACAAAAATCACAGCTTGGCACAGCAAATACCAATTGGCAAAAGCAAATTTACCAAACAGGCATTACTACCGATAATAACATTAGTATATCAGGTGCAACCAAACACCTGCCTTATCGCGTCTCTGCCGGGTATTTTGACCAGACAGGCATTTTAAAAACCAGTTCATTACAACGGTTTACCGGCGCAATCAACTTAAGTCCAAGCTTTTTCACAGACCATTTGAAAGTGACGCTGAATGCCAAGGGCTCACAGGTTAAACAGCGGTTTGCAAATGAAGGTGCAATTGGTTCGGCAGTTAGCTTTGATCCTACCAAACCTGTTTACTCGGGCAGCAATCGTTTTGGTGGCTATTACGAATGGTTAAATGATCCATCAAAACCGGCCACAAGTCAGCTTAAAGGGTTAGCCACACTTAACCCACTGGGTTTACTTGAAGAGCAAGACAACCGCAGTAATGTTTATCGTAGTATAGGCAACCTCCAATTGGATTATAAATTTCACTTTTTACCCGAATTGCATGCAAATGTTAACTTAGGCTACGATGTATCTAAAGGCTCGGGCAGCGTGAACATTCCTGACAGTGCGGCTTCAAACTACAACGGATTTCAGGACAGTAAAGGGATCACTCACCGCGGCCAGCGAAACCCATATAAGGGCACACAATCAAATACTATATTTGAAGGTTACTTCAGCTATGCTAAAGATCTGAAAAATATCGCAAGTCATATCGATGCGGTTGCAGGCTATTCATACCAGGATTTTAGCACAAAAAATTACTATTACGGATCCTATGCATTTGACGGAACCGAAAGACCAGGCTCTAATCCAAACTTTAATTTTGATGAACCAGAAAACAGGCTGATATCTGTTTATGGCCGTTTAAATTACGTATTTCAAGATAAATATATCCTAACCGGTACTGTACGCCGGGATGGTTCATCAAAATTCAACCCCGACAAACGGTTCGGTACATTCCCTTCTGTAGCATTTGCCTGGAAACTGAAACAAGAGCAAATGTTTAAGGGGATAACCGCATTATCTGATCTTAAATTACGATTGGGCTATGGTGTAACCGGACAACAGGATGGTATTGGTAATTATGATGTAATATCATTTTATAATCTTAGCGGTAACGCCGCCCAATATCAGTTAGGCGATATTTTATACAATCTGTACCGTCCGGGCGGATACTATTCACAACGTACCTGGGAGCAAACAGCCTCATCAAACGCCGGGCTCGATTTTGGATTTCTTGACAACCGCATTACCGGTACCCTCGACTTTTATTACCGCAAAACATCAAAACTCCTAAACAGCATACCACAACCTGCAGGCACTAACTTTTCAAATACTATTGTGGCCAATATTGGCGATTTAACCAGTAAGGGTGTTGAATTAAGTCTTAATGCCGATGTGATCAGATCACAGGATATGAACTGGAGCATTGGTTTTAATGCTACCTATAATACCAATAAAATCACCCGGCTTACGCTGGCCCCTGATCCAAGCTATCCCGGGGTGTTAACAGGTGGCATATCAGGTGGTACCGGTAACACAATTCAAATCAATTCGGTTAATTATCCCCGCCTTTCTTTTTATGTGTATCAACAGGTTTACGGCACCGATGGCAGACCGCTTGACGGTGTTTTTGTGGACCGCAATAAGGATGGCATTATCAATAGCAGCGACCTTTACAGATATAAAAGTTCAGATCCTAAGGCTTACTTCGGTCTTAATTCAAACTTCAATTATAAAAAATGGTCGGCAGGTTTCTCAGCAAGGGCAAGTGTAGGTAATTATGCTTATAACAACGTAGAGGCAAGCTCGGGCACGCAATTAAGTGTATTTAACGGTATCGGAATATTGAACAACGCTTCTACAAGTTTGCTTCAAACTGGTATAGTGGGCTCTTCTGATAAGATGAGACTATCCGATTATTACATACAGAACGCGTCGTTTATAAAAATGGATAATATTAACCTGGGTTATAACTTTGGCAAAGTGTTTGGCAACACCGGCAATTTGCGTGTAAGTGCCAACGTACAAAACGTATTTACCATTACCAAATACAAAGGTCTCGACCCCGAAGTTAGTAGCGGTATCGATAACAACTTTTATCCAAGGCCGCGTACATATGTGTTAGGTTTAAACCTTTCGTTATAATATAAAGCTGATAACGCAGAAAAAAATTAACATGAAAAGAAATTCATTAAAATATATATTAATGACCGGCCTGATAGCCGGGAGTTTAACATCGTGCACCAAGAAGCTTAATTTGCTTCCTACCAATGATGTAACAGCCGAGCAGGTTTACAGCTCGCCTGAGGGTTACAAGCAAGCATTTGCTAAGGTTTACGCCGCATACGCGCTTACCGGCAACACCGGTCCAGCAGGTAACGGTGACGTACAAGGTATTGATGAAGGCACCTCCGATTTCTTTCGCCTTTACTGGTGCGCTGAAGAATTACCTACTGATGAAGCTGTTGTAGGCTGGGGCGACGTAGGTTTGCCCGATTTTCACAGCATGACATGGTCATCAAGCAACCTGTTCCTTACAGGTTTATATTACCGTTGTATGTACCAGGTTACACTGGCTAACGATTTCATCCGCCAGTCATCTGATGCTAAGCTAAGCAGCAGGGGAATTACCGGTGCCGATGCCGATAAAGTTCGCCAATATGTTGCCGAGGCCCGTTTTTTAAGGGCTTATCAATATTCGATTTTAATGGATCTGTTCGGGAACCCTCCCTTCGTTACCGAAAACGACGCTTTGGGTGGTGCTTTGCCCAAGCAGATAAGCCGTAAAGATTTGTTTAATTATATTGAAAGTGAGCTTAAAGCTATAGATGGTGGGCTTGTTGATGCCCGTGGTAACGAGTATGGGCGTGCTGATAAAGCTGCTGCATGGGCTTTGTTAGCCAGGATTTACCTTAATGCTGAAGTTTATACCGGAACCGCACGTTATGCAGATGCCGTAACTTATTCAAAAAAGGTGATTG
It contains:
- a CDS encoding RagB/SusD family nutrient uptake outer membrane protein, whose amino-acid sequence is MKRNSLKYILMTGLIAGSLTSCTKKLNLLPTNDVTAEQVYSSPEGYKQAFAKVYAAYALTGNTGPAGNGDVQGIDEGTSDFFRLYWCAEELPTDEAVVGWGDVGLPDFHSMTWSSSNLFLTGLYYRCMYQVTLANDFIRQSSDAKLSSRGITGADADKVRQYVAEARFLRAYQYSILMDLFGNPPFVTENDALGGALPKQISRKDLFNYIESELKAIDGGLVDARGNEYGRADKAAAWALLARIYLNAEVYTGTARYADAVTYSKKVIDAGYTLVTDYSKLMRADNNLNKNEFILTINYDGLHTQSYGGATFMTHAPVGGSMPAADFGISGGWAGLRTTKAFVNLFPGGASSADKRAQFYTDGQNIDINTISSFTDGYAISKFKDVKIDGGAPQSLDYADMDLPIFRLAEQYLIYAEATTRGGGGNAALALSYVNKLRARAYQSATTGQLTALTTDLLLDERGRELYWEGFRRTDLVRYKKFVEATYLWPFKGGSKDGKGVESFRTVYPLPSADVTANPNLKQNTGY
- a CDS encoding ATP-dependent DNA helicase RecQ, whose protein sequence is MIIEEILKQYWNHDTFRPMQAEIIQSVLLGNDTLALLPTGGGKSVCFQVPALAKEGVCIVISPLVALMKDQVENLRAKGINAISIVSGMGRREIDLALDNCIYGSVKFLYLSPERLLSELVRERVKYMKVNLFAIDEAHCISQWGYDFRPPYLHIADLRKLHPNVPVLALTATATADVKADIQEKLKFKNPVVYQQSFERRNISYVVQHEEDKFRKMLNIVRSVKGSGIVYVRSRKETFEIAKFLTDNGIRADYYNAGLTIDQRAEKQEAWKNNRVQVIVATNAFGMGIDKPDVRFVIHKDIPESLEAYYQEAGRGGRDGNKAFGVLLYTPADKLKQEKMYELNFPSVEEIKQVYHNLANYYQVAYEAGEGLSFDLDLGEFCSRFKLDAIKTLNALKFLERDEYLAFNESVFLPSRFQFEVVNEQLYNFQIQNAGWDPFIKTLLRSYGGAFENYVRIKEFDIARRTGLSVQQVIEGMLQLQQYGLLSYMQQTDKPQVTYLKPRVQGSHLIIDRKYIEQRKEVYRQKMEAVFAYAIHKRCRSQMLLAYFDEPDGRKCGVCDVCLEEKRRVNQDEIFDNITTEIVQLLSISNPDIGGLITGINIGTEKEKMEAVRLLLDAGKIKTDGEAYYLS
- a CDS encoding TonB-dependent receptor; the encoded protein is MRKNYSKKYVLLCAFLMMSFMAFSQTGSIKGKVSDETNQPLPGATVTIDGTTIGSTTDPNGNYAINNVKAGTYTLSVKFIGYITIKKAVTVSGATVENFSLVPESKSLNEVVVIGYGTQRKKDLSGAITNVTAKDFQKGVITTPEQLIAGKVAGVSVISNSGAPGAGSTIRVRAGVSLAAGNDPLIVIDGVPIDRPRNGDGTSKIPGVADPLSLINPNDIESFSILKDASAAAIYGNRASNGVILITTKKGKSGKPVIDFSTQFSASKLNKYVDVLTGDQIRDYVNANGTAIQKSQLGTANTNWQKQIYQTGITTDNNISISGATKHLPYRVSAGYFDQTGILKTSSLQRFTGAINLSPSFFTDHLKVTLNAKGSQVKQRFANEGAIGSAVSFDPTKPVYSGSNRFGGYYEWLNDPSKPATSQLKGLATLNPLGLLEEQDNRSNVYRSIGNLQLDYKFHFLPELHANVNLGYDVSKGSGSVNIPDSAASNYNGFQDSKGITHRGQRNPYKGTQSNTIFEGYFSYAKDLKNIASHIDAVAGYSYQDFSTKNYYYGSYAFDGTERPGSNPNFNFDEPENRLISVYGRLNYVFQDKYILTGTVRRDGSSKFNPDKRFGTFPSVAFAWKLKQEQMFKGITALSDLKLRLGYGVTGQQDGIGNYDVISFYNLSGNAAQYQLGDILYNLYRPGGYYSQRTWEQTASSNAGLDFGFLDNRITGTLDFYYRKTSKLLNSIPQPAGTNFSNTIVANIGDLTSKGVELSLNADVIRSQDMNWSIGFNATYNTNKITRLTLAPDPSYPGVLTGGISGGTGNTIQINSVNYPRLSFYVYQQVYGTDGRPLDGVFVDRNKDGIINSSDLYRYKSSDPKAYFGLNSNFNYKKWSAGFSARASVGNYAYNNVEASSGTQLSVFNGIGILNNASTSLLQTGIVGSSDKMRLSDYYIQNASFIKMDNINLGYNFGKVFGNTGNLRVSANVQNVFTITKYKGLDPEVSSGIDNNFYPRPRTYVLGLNLSL
- a CDS encoding alpha/beta hydrolase-fold protein, translating into MMKKIIFCAFLLFGQKFLLFSQVKISFFTGKIVAPKSPPEHLFLAGDFNGWNPADRAWELLKTPDGSYVLKKDLPVGIIHFKVTRGSWNTVECDAAGKAIDNRDLIIKRDTGVKLDIAGWQDNFAQPEKKHTATARVHIISENFEMPQLGRQRRVWIYLPAGYDADKKQYPVIYMHDGQNLFDEYTSSYGEWGIDELMDKIPARQECIIVGIDHGGEYRIPEYDPYNSKYGEGRGDDYVQFLMKELKPYIDTHYRTQSDAAHTTIAGSSMGGLISMYAALKYPEVFGNAGVFSPAFWIAPQIYDQAQQANVSKMSRFYFVCGDAESESMVADMQKMADIVKAKGISASNAPVTVIKGASHNEKQWNGDWPGFYKWLMGF